The following coding sequences lie in one Arachis stenosperma cultivar V10309 chromosome 5, arast.V10309.gnm1.PFL2, whole genome shotgun sequence genomic window:
- the LOC130980958 gene encoding uncharacterized protein LOC130980958, protein MPDPGSFVIPYTIGDVTIQRALCDLGASINLMPLSVMKTLQIDEVKPTRISLQLANLSIKLPVGVVEDLLVKVGPFIFPIGFVILDMEEEVKSSIILGRPFLATGRALIDVQNGELTLKVNEEQVVLHVFEALKHLNDFEGCMKIDVIELLVQEVLKAKVLDDILNPISEYELVEVDNSPPQKLMVHTPRAEEEAHKLELKSLPLL, encoded by the coding sequence ATGCCAGACCCAGGGAGCTTTGTTATTCCTTACACCATTGGAGATGTCACCATTCAGAgagctttatgtgaccttggagctaGTATCAATTTAATGCCACTTTCAGTGATGAAAACGCTTCAAATTGATGAGGTAAAACCTACTCGTATTTCTCTTCAACTTGCTAATCTTTCTATTAAATTACCTGTGGGTGTTGTTGAGGATTTACTTGTTAAAGTAGGACCATTCATCTTTCCTATTGGTTTTGTTATATTAGACATGGAAGAGGAGGTAAAATCCTCTATTatacttggtagaccctttttagctacaggtagagctctgattgatgtacaAAACGGTGAATTAACCCTGAAGGTCAATGAAGAACAGGTGGTCCTTCATGTTTTTGAAGCTCTCAAGCACCTTAATGATTTTGAAGGGTGTATGAAAATAGATGTTATTGAACTACTTGTTCAAGAGGTATTGAAAGCTAAGGTGCTTGATGACATTCTGAATCCTATCTCTGAGTACGAATTGGTTGAAGTTGATAATTCACCACCCCAAAAGCTCATGGTTCACACACCTAGAGCAGAGGAGGAAGCCCACAAGCTTGAGCTCAAATCCTTACCCCTTCTCTGA